A window from Micromonospora profundi encodes these proteins:
- the hutI gene encoding imidazolonepropionase: MSSLLVDNIGELVTNGVGEGPLGIRRRAAVLIEAGRVAWVGPAAYAPAADRRIDAGGAAVLPGFVDSHAHLVFAGDRAAEFAARMAGERYTGGGIRTTVGATRAASDDDLRATVRRLRGEALRQGTTTMEIKSGYGLTVADEARSLRIAAETSTETTFLGAHVVPAEYADRPDDYVGLVCGPMLAAAAPHAKWIDVFCERGAFDVDHARAILACGQAAGLGVRVHANQLGPGPGVQLGVELGAASVDHCTHLSDDDVAALAGTASDDGSGTRTVATLLPGAEFSTRSPYPDARRLLDAGVTVALATDCNPGTSYTSSMPFCVALAVREMGMTPAEAVWAATAGGARALRRDDVGVLTAGARADLVVLDAPSYLHLAYRPGVPLIRQVLLNGVPQ; this comes from the coding sequence ATGAGCAGCCTGCTTGTCGACAACATCGGGGAGCTGGTCACCAACGGCGTCGGCGAGGGTCCGCTGGGCATCCGCCGCAGGGCGGCAGTGCTGATCGAGGCGGGCCGGGTGGCCTGGGTCGGGCCTGCCGCGTACGCGCCGGCCGCCGACCGGCGGATCGACGCCGGCGGGGCGGCAGTGCTGCCCGGTTTCGTGGACAGCCACGCGCACCTGGTGTTCGCCGGTGACCGGGCCGCCGAGTTCGCCGCGCGGATGGCCGGCGAACGCTACACCGGCGGTGGCATCCGGACCACAGTCGGCGCGACCCGCGCCGCCAGCGACGACGACCTGCGGGCCACAGTGCGCCGGCTACGCGGGGAGGCGCTGCGCCAGGGCACCACCACCATGGAGATCAAGAGTGGGTACGGGCTGACGGTCGCCGACGAGGCACGCTCGCTGCGGATCGCCGCCGAGACCAGCACCGAGACCACGTTCCTCGGCGCTCATGTGGTGCCCGCCGAGTACGCCGACCGTCCCGACGACTATGTCGGGCTGGTCTGCGGGCCGATGCTTGCCGCCGCCGCACCGCACGCGAAGTGGATCGACGTGTTCTGCGAGCGGGGCGCCTTCGACGTCGACCACGCCCGCGCCATCCTCGCCTGCGGGCAGGCCGCCGGGCTTGGCGTACGGGTGCACGCCAACCAGCTCGGCCCCGGCCCCGGTGTCCAGCTCGGGGTGGAGCTGGGCGCGGCCAGCGTCGACCACTGCACCCACCTCAGCGACGACGACGTGGCAGCGCTGGCCGGCACCGCCAGCGACGACGGGTCCGGGACCCGCACTGTGGCGACCCTGCTGCCCGGTGCCGAGTTCTCCACCCGCTCGCCCTACCCGGACGCCCGCCGGCTGCTCGACGCCGGTGTCACAGTCGCGCTTGCCACCGACTGCAACCCCGGCACGTCGTACACCTCGTCGATGCCGTTCTGTGTGGCCCTCGCGGTCCGCGAGATGGGCATGACCCCGGCGGAGGCCGTCTGGGCCGCTACCGCCGGCGGGGCTCGGGCGCTGCGCCGCGACGACGTGGGTGTGCTCACCGCCGGCGCCCGGGCCGACCTGGTCGTCCTGGACGCGCCCTCGTACCTGCACCTGGCCTACCGGCCGGGTGTCCCACTGATCCGCCAGGTCCTGCTCAACGGAGTGCCGCAATGA